A window from Flavobacterium sp. 83 encodes these proteins:
- a CDS encoding ester cyclase, which produces MKNSITRQVTGAILIFTAVTTTAFAQKKEDKASLVKQIKELTAANAQVAKHLETFDTLDYIVFSNHEFTRLHESHAKNIKVHFPDGHTEVGLEQHIKTLDAMFVYAPDTRIKEHPFKIGSGNITAVMGYMEGTFTQPMPAGDGTFIQPTGKKFKLPMATIGVWENGVMQEEYLFWDNQSYMNQILGK; this is translated from the coding sequence ATGAAAAATTCAATTACAAGACAGGTAACTGGTGCAATCCTTATTTTTACAGCCGTGACTACAACCGCTTTTGCACAAAAAAAAGAAGATAAAGCATCATTGGTAAAACAAATTAAAGAGCTTACCGCTGCTAACGCTCAAGTAGCGAAACATCTTGAAACTTTTGACACTTTAGACTATATAGTTTTCAGTAATCATGAATTTACACGTTTGCACGAAAGCCATGCAAAAAATATTAAGGTACACTTTCCTGACGGTCATACTGAGGTGGGACTAGAGCAGCATATCAAAACTCTTGATGCGATGTTTGTATATGCTCCAGACACCCGTATTAAAGAACATCCATTTAAAATTGGCTCAGGCAATATTACTGCCGTAATGGGTTATATGGAAGGTACATTTACACAACCTATGCCCGCAGGTGATGGTACTTTTATACAGCCTACAGGTAAGAAATTTAAATTACCAATGGCAACTATTGGAGTTTGGGAAAACGGTGTAATGCAAGAAGAATATCTTTTTTGGGATAATCAATCTTACATGAATCAAATATTAGGTAAATAA